TGGGGGTTGCCCAGAGTcagggagtggaggaggaggtaGGGGGCTCAGGCACTAGAATATTCTTTGGTGGGGGGTTGTGTCCCCTTGAGGTTTCCATGCCCACCTACCCCTTGCAGAAAAGTTGTATGGCTCCAGTGGCCCTGAGCTCCGCCGTTCCCTCTTCTCACTAAAGCAGATCTTCCAGGTGAGGCCCAGaagtgggctgggggtgggtgtcCAGCCTGAGCCCTGCTTAAATTTCCCCATGGTGCCCCCAGGAGGACAAGGACCTGGTGCCTGAATTTGTACACTCAGAGGGGCTTAGTTGCCTGATCCGTGTGGGTGCTGCTGCCGACCACAACTACCAGACCTACATCCTCCGAGGTAAGTCCAACTCCTCCCCCATGACCCCTGCCTTCAGTGACCCCTTACTGACCTCTTCTtgtctctgtgtccccagcactaGGCCAGCTGATGCTTTTTGTGGATGGGATGCTAGGGGTGGTGGCCCACAGCGAGACTGTACAGTGGCTGTACACACTGTGTGCCAGCATGGTAAGTGGCCCTCCACACAGCCATGCACCCTTTTCCCACTgcctctctctggacctcagtctccTATTCTGCAAAGTGGGCTGGAATTGAATGAGTCTGAGGCTCGTCTAAGTCTAGAACGTACTCCAACACCTGGTTCTGGGGCCAGGGACTTTCTGCCTAGACTCTCCTCTTTAAGTCCAGCCCCAGAAGCCCTTACCCCTCCCCACCAGGAGCTGATACAAGTCTGGCCCAAGCCCCACTCATATGTGGTGACCCCTCCCCCTAGTCCCGCTTGGTGGTGAAGACAGCCCTGAAGCTGCTGCTGGTGTTTGTGGAATACTCTGAGAACAATGCACCGCTGCTTATCCATGCTGTCAGTTCTGTGGCCAGCTCTACAGGTGAGAGACTGTTCCTTCTCCCCCCTCAACCCCCACTCAGAGCCCTCTCTCCTACCTGTCCCCGCATGACTGCTCCCCTTTCTGTGTCAGGCTGTCTTCCTTGGGCCAATCTGGTGTCCATCCTGGAGGAGAAGAATGGCGCTGACCCTGAGTTGTTGGTGTACACAGTCACCCTCATCAACAAGGTGGGTATGGCCGAATAGGGGGGAACCAGGTGCCAATTCTGGGCCCCTTAGGTTCCTGACTTCCAGTCTCCACCAGCCTTAGCCttgccctcccatccccaccctctaGACACTGGCAGCACTCCCGGACCAGGACACCTTCTATGATGTGACAGATGCACTGGAGCAGCAAGGCATGGAGGCCCTGGTCCAGCGCCATTTGGGCACCTCGGGTACTGATGTGGACCTGCGCACACAGCTTGTGCTCTATGAGGTGGGCTGGGTCACCTGGGCACAACTGGCGGGGAAGAAGGAGGTGCAGTTCGCCAGCGGCTCACATCTGGGTCTACCTCCACTAGAATGCCCTGCGGTTGGAGGATGGGGACATCGATGAAGCCGCTGCAGGTGGAAGGCGGGAACGCAGAAAGCCCTCTTCAGAGGAGGGCAAGAGGAGCCGCCGATCTCTAGAAGGCGGGAGCTGCCCTTTGCGCTCCACGGAGCCTGGGTAAGATAGAACTTGCCCTAGCACTTGGGGAGGTGTGTATCTGCCTGCAGTGGCCTTGTCTGTTGATaagccccgcctccagccccaCAGGCCCTGTCTCTAGCCGCGCAGGCCCCGCCTCACAGAcaggccccacctccagcccctcagACCTGGCCTCAACGGTAACCTCCACCTACTCCACTGGCCCTGCCCTGTCGACAAGCTTGAACTCCAGCCTCGTGGGCCCTGCTTCTGGCCTCCTTACCTCGGTGAACCTCTTTCCTGCCATCTCTGTGGGGCCATCAGCCGACAGCTCCAGCGAGAGGAGCATCTATAAGTAAGTAGGAAGATAGTGGAGGCCACCCCTAGAGTCCTCTCTCCAGCTGTCCCTCCACTGAGCCCCTCCACAGGCCCTCCGCCTCCTCTGTCCAAACTCCTCTGCCCAAAcgcatgctttctctttctttccagactTCACCAAACTGCTCCTGTTTGGTAAGTGACTGCTGGGGAGTGGGGTTCAGCCCTGACTGGACCTCTTACTCCTCCTGCTTGTCTCCTCATCTCTTTCTGGCATTCTGCCTGTCTTTGCTCTTTGTCATCTATCTCCTTGCCccccttctttatttctctgtcactgtctcttgACTCTCTTGTTCTTTGTCTCTTACTATGCCCTGTCCTGCTTCATGTCAGTCTGTCCCCTCCATTTCCAGTTTCTTCATGTCCTGtgacccccacccctcctctttcCACTGGGGCTGGGAAGGAACCCCTGATATTACTGCCCAGCTGTGTGTGGGTACAAGCAACTGGGCTTTGGAGTGGAGCAAGCACCATAATTACCATCTCTTCCTCTCATCCCCCCTACCCAGGGCCCCTGAGAGCCCACCTGACTCTCAGTCCCCTACTGAGCAGGCAGTGCTGGAGTAAGTACAGAGGCCAGCCTGCCAGGCCTGCCATTTGCTCAGGGCTTCAGCATTGCTTCCCCCAGCGGGGGTTCCATGTGCCTCATGCAGCCAGAGCTGGGGGACTCTCAGGCCCATCCTCTCCCATACATAGCCCTCCTTTGTTACCCAAGGACCAAGCACTGGGAAGCAGTTCACTGGGGTCATAGTGTTCAATAGTGACACCTTAACGAGTTTCAACCAGAAATGAAGATACGGACTCCCAATCTGGAGCCCATTCTTCCATGTCCTCAGCCCAGGAATAGGGAAGGGGGCTAGGATCTAGGGTGCTGTGTGATATAGGGGTGGAGGAGCAACCTAGGGCtgagggaagaagggcagggacTGAAGGCCAACAAAGGCTAGAGGGGCTGAAAAATAGACACTGGATCACATTCATTATTCCAACATAAATTGAATGCCTGTTGTGGTAGCTCACTCAgtaaagcatgggactcttgagcTGAATGCTTGTTTCCCAGGCCCTTTTCTAGACATGGGTCATAGCTCTCAGAAGCTACCAGACATGGGACAGCCTGGTGTGCCCATTGGAACAGCtatccccttcccctgctctaaGTGTCTAGAATCAGACAGTGAATGTGAACAGCAGCAAGGTTGCAAGTTAGCTGTTAAGTAGAACTTCTCCCCATATGTTGACCTGGGAATGCTGGGTTGGCAGTGACCCTCCCCAGATGTGGAGGAATGAACAGGGGCTGCCTTGGGAGGGCAAGTCCTGGGTCTGCTCAGCGCATGGACTGTtctctgtatgtctgtgtgtgcctGCAATTTGGGGCAGTGCCCAGGGGCCCAGCAAGGCATGTACACCACCCTGGGCTGGGGTGTGTCAGACACCCTCACTGACAAGTACCTCCCCTCAGAGCCCGGTTCCTGGAGAATGTGGCAGCAGCAGAAACAGAGAAGCAGGCTGCACTGGCCCAGGGCCGAGCAGAGACACTGGCTGAGGCCATGCCTGATGAGGCTGATGGACACCCAGGTGAGTAGGTGGGTGGGCAGAATCCACTCATGTTGCCCTATTGCTCCAGAGGGCGTGACACTGACAGCTGCTTCTCTTCTCTAGATACCCGGGAACTATGGGGCTCCCCAGAACCAGGCCCTGCACCCAGAACACCCCAGAGCCCTGCCCCCCGAAGTCTGCTCCGGGCCCAGCGGAGCCTTGAGCCAGAGCCCAAGGAGCCACTGGCCCCACCAAGCCCCAAGGCTGAGCCCATTCAGGAATTCCCTATCCGTGTACCTAAGCTCTGCATTGGAGACCTGGACTTCTCAGATTTGGGGGAGGATGAAGACGAGGACATGCTGAACATGGAGGCTGTGGAGGCTGGGAAAGGGgtcccacccccaccgcccccactgcctgtgctctctggAGGTGGcccacctcctccacccccacctcccccacccatcaAAGGCTCActcccaccacctccacctcccaccactccccttcctccctcagcaCCCGATGGTTTAGCCCTCCCCACCAAGAGGAAGACAGTAAAACTCTTCTGGCGGGAGCTAAAGCTGGCTGGGGGTCATGAAGGCTCTGGGAGCCGCTTTGGGCCCTGCCCCACACTGTGGGCCTCACTGGAACCTGTCTCGGTGGACACAGCCCGGCTGGAACACTTGTTTGAGTCCCGTGCCAAAGATGTGCTGCCTTCCAAGGTAAACCCACCCTCATCTGCAAGGTAACCCCAGCGGAAAGAGGAGGGAATCAGAACTGAAGGGTCTGAACTGCCAGGGACAGCCACTCATTTCCCacatggggaaaccaaggcaaagAAAGGCATTGAGTCTTGTCAGAGGTTTCTCAACAAGGAACCAGCAGAGCCTAGCCCTAACTAGAATCTAAGCTCATCCCAAGGCCTTACATATCCCAGATCCCTGGTTGTGGGGTGCCCCCACCATCTGGCTATTTAGAGGGGCTATTTAGAGTGCCCTTGTAGATTGTTGCCCCAGCTAGTCCCTTTCCCAATCTTACACTGCCCTCTTGCCAACTTTAAAGAAAGCTGGTGAGGGCCGCCGGACAATGACCACAGTGCTGGACCCCAAGCGCAGCAACGCTATCAACATTGGCCTAACCACCCTGCCACCTGTGCATGTCATTAAGGCTGCCCTGCTCAACTTTGATGAGTTTGCTGTCAGCAAGGATGGCATTGAGGTAGGGATACCAGCTAAGGGTGTGACAGGGAGGTGCGAGGTCTGGCCCTCTCCTTTGGTCAGTGGGCATTTCCTGTCCCTCCCAATGGTGGGCATGGGCTTAGCATTTCTATAGAGCAGTtccccaggccctggggatacCCCAAATGACCAAATGACCTAGGGATGAGTCAAGACCAACATCTGAGGCCTCAGGCCAGCACTGAGGGGACTTTGTGTGGGGTGGTGGTTGCATCCTCAGAAACTGCTGACTATGATGCCCACGGAAGAGGAGCGGCAGAAGATTGAGGAGGCCCAGCTGGCCAATCCTGACATACCCCTGGGCCCAGCTGAGAATTTCCTGATGACCCTTGCCTCCATTGGGGGCCTGGCCGCACGTCTACAACTCTGGGCCTTCAAGCTGGACTATGACAGCATGGAACGGGTACTTAGGTCATGGCATGTGGCAGGAAGTGGGGCAGGTGAGCACAAGGACCAGGTAGTTTGAGAGTCCTTTGTCTCCCACTCCAGGAAATTGCAGAGCCGCTATTTGACCTGAAAGTGGGCATGGAACAGCTGGTGCAAAATGCCACCTTCCGCTGTATCCTGGCCACCCTGTTGGCTGTGGGCAACTTCCTCAACGGTTCCCAGGTTAGTGGGAGTGCAtgagggctgggggccagggctctggagcctgctaGGCCCAGGCTCAGATGGGGTCCTTTCAGAGCAGCGGCTTTGAGCTGAGCTACCTGGAGAAGGTGTCAGAGGTGAAGGACACAGTGCGCCGACAGTCACTGCTGCACCATCTCTGTTCCTTGGTTCTCCAGACCCGGCCTGATTCCTCTGACCTCTACTCAGAAATACCCGCCCTGACGCGCTGTGCCAAGGTTAGCACCAGCCAGAGGCTTGACTAAGACCAGCCATGGCAAAAGGGAGTGCTGCTTTCTGGGGCTGGCTTTTCCTCCGTGTTCGGGCTACTGTGCCAGAGTGTGCTCAGCTACAGGTGTTGTGTGGGCTGTATCCTCTGCCAGAAACATTCTTTCCTCTATTGGCCTGGCTACACCTACTGTCTGTGGGTCTTCATTTAGCCACCACTTCCCTCAAGAGAGCTTTTCCATTCCCCATTAGATCAAATGGACTTGTCTCTTTCCTGGATTAGACTGTGAGCTTTTGGAGGGCAGGCGGAGGCTTTTTGGCTCTCTATATCTCTAGGGACCAGATTGGCTGGCCTGACAGAGGCAGCCTCAGGTGGTGCCTGTCTTTGGGGGGACAACATGCATACCCCCTGCCTTTCCAGGTGGACTTTGAGCAGCTGACTGAGAACCTGGGGCAGCTGGAGCGTCGGAGCCGGGCAGCTGAGGAGAGTCTACGGAACTTGGCCAAACACGAGCTGGCCCCAGCCCTACGTGCCCGCCTCACCCACTTCCTGGCCCAGTGTGGCCGCCGTGTTGCCATGCTGCGGGTAGTACACCGCCGTGTCTGCAACAGGTGGGGACATGGGCAGAGGGCAGGACTGCTATCACCATCCCTCACACCCTAAGCAGGACTcaccatccctccccaccccaacctgcCTAGGTTCCATGCCTTCCTGTTATACCTGGGGTACACGGCCCAGGCAGCCCGGGAAGTGCGCATCATGCAGTTCTGCCACACGCTGCGTGAGTTTGCACTGGAGTATCGGACTTGCCGGGAACGGGTGCTACAGCAGCAGCAAAAGCGGGCCACGTACCGTGAGCGCAACAAGACACGGGGCCGCATGATCACTGAGGTAGGTACCTTTTCCAGGTTTGGACTGCCACCCCCGTGGTTTCCTTCCCCTGCGCCCAGCTCACCCTTCTCCCCTCTACAGACAGAAAAGTTCTCAGGTGTGGCTGGGGAAGTCCCCAGCAACCCATCTGTCCCAGTGGCCGTGGGCAGTGGGCCAGGGCGGGGTGATGCTGACAGTCACGCCAGCATGAAGAGTCTGCTGACCAGCAAGCCGGAGGACACCACACATGGCCGCCGCAGCAGAGGTGGGACCTATGGCCACTGGGGGCAATGGGCTTTGGGGTCACCTTATCCTGACTTCTCTATCTGGCCTCTCTCAGGAATGGTCCAGAGCACCTCCCCAGTCATGCCTACAGCAATGGGGCCCTCCACTGCACCCCCAGAAGAACCCCCAGTCTCCAATTTACCCAGTGACACTTCAGATGAGATCATGGACCTGCTGGTACAGTCAGTGACCAAGAGCAGTCCTCGTGCCTTAGCTGCTCGGGAGCGCAAGCGGTCCCGTGGCAACCGCAAGTCTTGTGAGTACTCCCCAAACGCCCACTACCCGCCTTAACCACATCAACCCTCTCTAACTCTGCTCTGTTCCTGCAGTGAGACGGACGTTGAAGAGCGGGCTCGGAGAGGACCTGGTGCAGGCACTGGGACTGAGCAAGGGTCCTGGCCTGGAGGTGTGAAGGTACTGCCTCTAGAGCATGGACGGGCCTCAGCCTGCAATGTAAGAGACTAGAGAATGAGGAGGAATCAAAGCAGAATTCTGGGCCTTTTCTCAACCCTAAGGCCACTGTGTGCCCAGTGGACAGTGCCTTGAGCAGTATTAGCTGTGTGTGCCTGTATGcaattgtgtgtttgtgtgtgtatatgtacttGTATGAGCTCCCTGAATGCATGGAGTATAATAAAGTTTTCCTAGCCAATCCAAGactctcttccttctttgaaGGTACCACACTCAGTCTGTAGCAGGAGGCTAATATCAAACGACTGGCTCTTCCTGTCTCGCCCTCATTATCACCCACACAGCCATTAGCCACATTCTGAGCCATTTATTTAACAATCCTATACCTCAGACCGCTTTTGGGCCCTGGACGAGGCCCTCCTTGCTCCTGGCATGGGGGCCGTGCAGCCTGTGGCCATAATGTCAGTGGCTATAACCGCTTCATCTGCCGCCGCTCCTGTCGGCGTTGCCGTTTCTCATTGTGCTCTGGTGCTGGGGTGCCACTGTCTGCTGTGAACCAAGGGCCCAACACATTCACCCACAGAAGGTAAAGGGCCCGGCCCGGAGCCTAGGACAGAAAAGTTAACTTGAAGCCTGGTgcaggaaatgaaagaatagaaagtTTAGATGCCCCAGTCTCTTCTTGGGAGCCCTACAACCCACGCACCAGAAGCCAGAAGGACCAGATGTAGAGGGAGAAGCAGCTGAGCACTTGCACGATGGCTGTCAGTAGAATCACATCCTTAAGGTGCCTGTGAATAGAAAGGAGGCTGCAAGGGCCAAAAATAGGAGATGGGCCCCAGTTCATCTCCCTTCTACTCTTTCAAGTTGTGGGCAATTGTGGGTCTTGGGCTATCTGGGCCCCAAAACCCCAGCCCTGGGGCCGCTCACCTGGGCTGGCAGCGGGGGACACTCACTCTGCCATGCCCTGCTCCATGTTGAGGTCCATTCCACCATCCATCAGGGCCCCATCCTCAGAAAAGGCTGCCCGTGCCATTGAGCTCATAGAGTGGTAGCTGGCCCCATATACTGCCAGGCTAAAGCCCAGGGCCATCTGCAGAATAAGAATGGTATCAAAGACCAGCCACTAACCCTACACACTCACCCACTCCCCAGGAAAGGGGACACTTACCCAGGCCCAAAATGAGGCAGATGAGTAGAAGAACACCAAGGTCACAAGACAGTAAATGGCCTGTAAGCAGATACATGGTCAGGCTGGAATCAAAACCTACCCTAAACCACGGGTCTCCCTAGACTGTGACCAAAAGTTAGGCTAGGCTGTGGAAAGAGACAAGTTGTTTCTCATAGGGTTGTGGGGGAAAGGGGTCTGTTCCCTGTGTCCTGAGTACCCCGGCTCCCCTCTGATGTGTCAGTCCAGGAAAGAAGGCCCTGTGTATTTGGGATCAGAAGAATGGGCTCAAGTTCATCTGAGACTCAAACCctcatttggtttttttggttttgttttgttttgactacTCAGCACTTTCTTTGTGCCAGGGTCCATTCTCCTTTCTTTAATTGTAGTTTTCTTCTGGAAAACTACACATGGCTGTCACATAccacccactcactcactcactcacacacacacacccagaaatgaGGACAATGGGACCTTGGGTGGGcacagaagaaaggaggaaggcacTTACATTTGCCCCCAGTATGATCCGCAAATAGAACTTCAGAGTCTCTCTGTTCTCTTCAAATATCTGCTTCTTCCCTCTCGTGCCCACTTTGCCCTTGGGCTGCAGAGGGATGGTAAGATACTGTCAGAGCCCTCCTCAGCCAGGGTCCTCCTCACCCTGCCCACCACTCTGATTAGCTACAGAATTACTCCTGCACCTAACCCAGATCCCCATGGTGCTCAATCTAGCACAATCCTAAAGATGTCCACCCCTCCTCCATTCCATCCTGGTTAGAGCTGACACCATCTGTGCTGCGCCCCTTAGCTACGATCGCCTCTTGCTCACCCTGGAAAATTCCAACACTAGGCTGGTATGTCCTGGTTCCCCTGGTCCAGCTTTGGGCTGACCAACCCCTTCAAGGGGGACTCCTGAGGGGCGCTGAATGGTGCGCCCTTCCGGCCTTTGCTGGAGTAGTCCAGATCTTGGCTGACGCCCACCCCCTTTCAGGCCCCTAAGATCTCCGGCCAGGTCTGGGACAGCCTGGTACTGACGCTCACTCCCCTCCCGGACCACTTCTCCTATGGTCGTGCGCGGCTCCATTCCGCCCGCTAGCTCTAGTACGGTAGGGCCACCTCACGGCGCCCCCCTCTGGCTGACCCGCTTCCCTTGATGTCCTTCCTCTGTTTTCAGTCTCCCGACCCCGGGAAGGTTCGGCCATTGCGAACCCCGCCCTACCCGCCCTCCTTACCGCCATGGCGCGACGCAAACACCCAGCAAGGAAAACAAGGCAGAGCAACCGAAACCGCAGTCAAAAGGTACCACATCGGCAGCACAGGCACTTCCGGTGCAGACCCAAATCGTCACAACTGTGACGGAAGTGGGGGATCCACTTCCTTCCCAAGACCCTCCCCCCGAAAGTCGgtaagactacatttcccagaaagGCTTGCACGGGGGCGGTGGCGGCTGGGATGCGATGGCGGAGTCGCTGCCCCAGGAGGTGAGAGGAGTCCGCCCTCAGGCTTAGCTTGGGACAGGCTCCGCCCTCGGGGTCCCgggctgtggggaggggctgTCAGACAGCTCGCCCGGCTCTGCCCGCCTGGCTGAAACGACCCGCCGGGGAGATCCCAGGATCTGCTGGCTATGGGTAACGGCCCCGCCTTTGGGCCACCCTATCACCTTAGCTTGGGGGAACcattctctccacccccatcGGCCCCACGATTTGGTTGCCTCGTCACCTCAATCAGGACAGGGTCTCAGCCTACCCACCTCTCTAGAGATGGCCGCCCCTTCCCCCTCAGTTCTGGAAGATGTCCGTTTCATACAATCGTCCCCGAAGGGTAACCGGCCGTATCCTCGTTGGCCTCTTTGGGGTGATCACTTcattccctttgcccctccccctggcgGTGGGAAGCAGACTGCCCCCTTCAATCAATTCCAGGCACAGTCGCTGAATTACTTCACCGAAGACAGGCCTGCTCCCCACTCCCTAGGCCCCTAGTGATGGCTGCCCCTACCTCCTTCACCCCATGGGATGTTTGCGCCTTTTCCTTAGCCTGGAGCAAGAGCACTCTGTCGCCATTggccagagacagagaacaggttTTGTTGCCAGTGGTCTCTTGGGATGGTCTCTCCATCCCTTTTGCCTTGAGAGTTGGCAGCCCCCTCCTGCTGTCCGTGAGAGGCAAGTCACCCTTTACTCATTGGCCCGGGAACGGTGGTCCTTCTCCTTAGCAAGAATAAGACAGCTCCCACTCCGCTGACTCCCCTGCCATGGCATCCTTTATCTCCTGGGCTCCAGAGGATGTTTGTTCCATCTCCATAGATCCTAGGAATGACCAGTTTTATCTCTAGTAGCCCCTTAGGATGGGGTTCATGGGATGGCCTCTTCATCCTTATCACTGCCTCTTCTTCCCTCTAGAAAAGCTACCCCCTTCTCAGTTCAAAGAATCATGCTCCCTCCCCTCAGAGAGGACAGGTGTACTGCCCTCTCCCTTTGCTTTTTGGGTTGGTTgctgagccccagaagacaggaTGGCCACTGTCTTAACTTGGCTCAGATAGGTTTCCCTGCCTTCCCCTGGGATTGGGGGCTTAGTCAGTCCCAATCTCATCAGTGTTCTCTTCCCCATGCCTAGCCTTCCTGGCCTAGAAGGCTGTTCTCCCCAGTCCCCAGTACTTCTCTCAGGTAAAATGATCTGCTTTatctccccatcccttcccttaGCAAACCTTTGGTGAAAATAGAGGTAGAGGGCTTTGGTGAAAATAGAGATATAGGACTGTCCATCTTTAGTTCAATCCAGTTAAGTATTGGCTGAGTACCTTCTGGTGCTAGGaatcaaagaaaggaagaagagattagAATGCACTGGTGAGATCAAGGTtaaggaagggcattccaggaaAGAGACCCACATAGGCAAAAAGTAATAGGCATGCTATGTTTATAGGACAGTGGGGAGACTGAACTGGGGAAGCTCTGGAATCAGGGATCCGGTCAGGCATAGGGCCTGGCAGTGCTGACCCAAGAGTGGAGATTTTGTCCTCAGGGCATTAGGGTACCCTGCAGGTTTTCATCAGGGATATCCTAAGACtgaatgctgttttttttttaaggaaagttaACCTTGTTGCAGTGTGCAGAATGACTAGCAAGGATGAGCCTGGAGGCAGGTGGGAGATTGTAGAAGCGCCCCACGTCTGGGGTAATGAAGATCTGGGCTGCTGAGGTTCTAAAGTTTCAGTGGTAAAAATATTAGTAGCAGCAATCCAGCAACCATTTATGGAACATCTACTAGTTGTCAAGCACATTATatctattaaatatatgtatatatacctgtatatatgtatatggtatgGAAACTGAAGCTGAGAGAGGTCAATTACCTTGCCTGAGGCCACATAAGTCACAGAGCTCAGAAGCAGTAGAGTGGGGATTTGAATGAGTCTAAGTTAGCCTGGCCTAAAGCTTGTGCTGTACACCTGTATCTGACAGCAAGGGACAGAAGAGCATGAAGAGTTCAAAGTATCAAGATCTTCAGGTGAGATGCACTGTTGGCACTGAAGTTCAGATACTGGAAAGTTGGGAATAAGGGATGCTTTAGACTGAGAATATGAATTTTGGTTGAGATAAAGGTGATAGTAAAACATTTAGATGAAGGATCCTGTGGACAATTGGCAACACTGGACCAGCACATGAATGATGAGACAATAGGGGGATACTGAATTGTTGGTTATTCCTGTAGAGGTAACTGTTGAAGCCATGCAAACAAATTTATTATCCTCGGAAATAAACCTCAGATTGAAAGACCCAGGTCTGAACCCTGGGTGCCACAGAAGAATCTGGAAACAGGGCAATTGGAGTGGTGAGTGGAGCCCTGGAAAACACAGTGTCACAATGGTCCAGGAGAGAagattccagaagaaaagaatagTTAATATTAGATCATTCCTGGCCTCACAGGCGACTCCATTCCCGGTCCCTTATAGGGCTTCCAGGCTCACAGAGCATGTGTGGAGTGACGGCCTGAGCACCTGGGCTGGGTCCTGCTGGGATCATAGCTTAACAGCCAGCTGAGAAAGCAGGTTGGCAGTGGAGAAgatggggaaagagggaagaccCAGAGCCTGACCCGTGATGGCAGGTGGATGGGGTGTGGCTTCTGAAGATCAGAGGAGGAGACCTGACTTGCTGTGTCTGAGGTCCTATGCCAGACCCTTTACTACGTTACTTGATGCTCACCATAACCCATTTAGATCTCACTACATttgccattttatagattagaaagcaagactcagagaggtcaggTGATAGATAAGCAATTGAACTAGGTTTATCTAGTCCCAGTGCCCAGGCTCTTTTTTACCAAACTGAGTGGGAAGTTTGCTTTTTATCAATCAGTACAAACCTGCATCCAGGCGGGGCTCAGGAATGGTTTGTTCACAGGAAAGATCCTTAGAGGCTGGAGAGGGGAAGTGAAGATCCCATGAAGCTTAGGATTAAAGATGAACTAGAAGCCAGTATTCCAGTCCCCTCAGACCTACTATTCTACCAGGTGGAGAAGGTTCCAAAGGCCCCCAGTTCTTACAGTTTCCAATGTCCTGTCTTTTTCCCTCAGATGCTCACATATATTCTGAGCTTCCTGCCTCTGTCAGATCAGAAAGAGGCCTCCCTCGTGAGTCGGGCTTGGTACTGTGCAGCCCAGAATGCTCTTCGGGAGGTAAGGTGGCCACCCTCATCTGGCCCATTCTCAGTTGTCTGTCACTTCAGTTTGCTTGTGGCCCTGCTCAtacatcatccatccatccatccatccatctatccatgcaCACTTGTTCACACATATGTTACATTCATACATACTTGGCTCTGGGTACAGTGCTGGGACTTTACAGATGAATAAGACATAGTCCCCTGCCCAGAGGAGCTCATAGTCcagtgaaggagaaagacaagtacGTTAGTGATCGTGATGTCGTGTGTTGGGTGCTATGACATTGGAATGAAGGGTGCAACAAGAACAGGAAGAAGGGCATCCAAAGGAGAGCAGCAGCATCAGGGAAAGTTTCCTCATGGAATAGGATAAGGGTGAAGGTTGGTCTTCCATACTGGTAACAGCACAGGTGAAGGCGCCAAGGTGTGAAACAGTTCTGGATATGACCACACAAGTTCCATGTGACTAGAACTTAGATAGAAGTGGTGGGAGATGAAGCTAAAGAGAGGTCAGGCTGCAAACTGGCACTATTGCTGGGGTTCCATCCTGATTACCATCACGGAGCCTTTAAAGGAATGTTAAGGCAGGGGAGTGACAAGGTGTGATGTGTCTTAGATCTCTGCAGTGCAGAGTGGACTGGAGAGGATGAGTCGGGGTGTGGGGAGACAGCCCAGCTCAGAAGTGCATGCAGACATCTGTGACAGTTTGAAAGGCAAGCAGTGAAAG
The Lynx canadensis isolate LIC74 chromosome E2, mLynCan4.pri.v2, whole genome shotgun sequence genome window above contains:
- the TMEM208 gene encoding transmembrane protein 208 isoform X2, which codes for MAPKGKVGTRGKKQIFEENRETLKFYLRIILGANAIYCLVTLVFFYSSASFWAWMALGFSLAVYGASYHSMSSMARAAFSEDGALMDGGMDLNMEQGMAEHLKDVILLTAIVQVLSCFSLYIWSFWLLAPGRALYLLWVNVLGPWFTADSGTPAPEHNEKRQRRQERRQMKRL
- the TMEM208 gene encoding transmembrane protein 208 isoform X1, whose amino-acid sequence is MAPKGKVGTRGKKQIFEENRETLKFYLRIILGANAIYCLVTLVFFYSSASFWAWMALGFSLAVYGASYHSMSSMARAAFSEDGALMDGGMDLNMEQGMADLLSIHRHLKDVILLTAIVQVLSCFSLYIWSFWLLAPGRALYLLWVNVLGPWFTADSGTPAPEHNEKRQRRQERRQMKRL